GGCCGCTCCAGATCCACGCCCGCATCGCGGAGCAGGTCGAGCGGCCACTTCGACGAGCCGCCGCGCAGGAAGCCGAGGTAGGCGTCGAGGGCGCCAGGTTCGCCGTCCGCCACCTTCGTCGCCAGCGTGATCGCAGCCGCTAGTCCCGTGGCGTACTTGTAGACGTAGAACGCGTTGTAAAAGTGCGGAATCCGCAGGCACTCGAGCTCCAGTTGCGGATCGACGATGAACCGGGGGCCAAAGTAGGCGTCGAGCAGCTCGCGATACAGGCCGCGGAGCCGCTCCAGAGTCAGCGGCTCCCCCGCCTCCGCCGAGGCGTGGCTGCGCCGCTCGAACTCCGCGAACATCGTCTGCCGGACGATCGTCGCCCGGATCGAATCGATCTCGCGGGAAAGGATCGCCGCCCGGGCCTGGGGCGACTCGGCCCGCCGCAGCAAGAGCCGGGCGAGCAATTGCTCGTTGAACGTGCTCGCCACCTCGGCCACGAAGATCGTATAGCCCGAATACTGGTAGGGCTGCGCCTCGGCCGAGTAGCGGGTGTGCATCGAATGCCCCGCCTCGTGGGCCAGGGTAAAGACGTGCTCAATCACCTCCGGCTGGAAGTTCATGAGGATGTAGGGGTCGGAATCGTAGGTGCCGGAGCTGAACGCCCCCGACTGCTTGCCGGCGTTCGGATAGCGGTCGCACCACCGGCCGCGGAGCCCCTGCTCCAGCCTCCGGCAGTAGTCGCCGCCGAGCGGCGCCAGCGACTCGACCACCACGGCCACCGCCTCGTCCCAGGTGTACCGCTGCTCGAGCTCCGGTACGAGGGGCACGTAGCAGTCGTAGTGGTGGATCTCATCGAGGCCGAGGATCCGCCGCCGCAGGTCGTAGTAGCGGTGCACCGTCGGCAGGTGGGCGCGGACGGCCGCGGTGAGCTGGTCGTAGACCGCCAGCGGCACGTTGTCCTGGAACAGCGCCGCCTCGGCGGCGGTGGGGTAGTTTCGCACCCGGGCGGAGTAGACGTCGCGCTCGACGGAGCCCGAAAGCGTGGCGGCCAGCGTGTTGGCATGGGCCTCGTACTGGGCGTAAAACTGGTGGAACGCGTCCCGGCGCACGGCCGGCACCGTGTCGTGGAGAAGCGTCGTGAACGTGGCGTTGGAGAGCTCGACCGTCTCCCCCTTCCCCGTGGCGATGCTGCCGAACTTCAGGTCGGCGTCGGTGAGCTGGCGAAACACCTTGCCCGCCGTGCCGGCGAACGTCCCCTGCATCGCCAGCAGCCGCTCCTCCGGCTCGGAGAGCGTGTGGGCCCGGGTGCGGACGAGCCGCTCGATGAGCAGCCGGTAGGGGGCGAGCACCGGCAGTTCCACCCAGGCGGCGAGCGCGGCCGGCGGGATCGTCATGATCTCGGGCCGGATGAAGCTTGCCGCCTCGCCGGCCCGCGTGGCGACGTGCTGGAACCGGCCCGCCATCCGCTGCGCCTCGGGGGCGGCCTGGTCCTCGCTGGCCCGGAGGTGGGCGTAGGTGCCGATCCGGTCCCCCGCACGATCGACGGCGAGGTCGTAGGCCAGGCATTCGGCGAGCCGTTCGGCCGACGAGCCGAGCGTGCCGGCAAAGGGGGCGAAGCCGGGTATCAGCTTTTCCCATGCCGCGAGGGCGGATTCCCACTCTGTATCGCCGGCGAACAGGCTCGCCAGGTCCCAGGTGTCGCCGACCGGCACCTCGCTGCGGGCGGGCAGTCTCCTCGTCGTCGCCGTCTCGCCGTCGCTCATCCGTCTCGTCTCCGCAGGCTCACAATCTCCACAGGGCGGTCCCCCAGGCGAGCCCGCCGCCGAATCCGCAGACCACGACCGTGCTGCCGGGCCCGATCAGGCCGCTGCGCCAGGCCTCGTCCATGGCCAGCGGGATCGAGCCACTCGACGTGTTGCCGTAGCGGTCGAGGTTCATGAACACCTTCTCCGGCGCCAGGCCGATCGCCTCCCGCACGCCGTCGACGATCCGGGCGTTGGCCTGGTGCAGGAAGAACATGTCGACGTGCTCGAGCGAAACGCCCGCCCGGTCGACGACCGCGCGGATGTTCTCCTCTGCGAGACGGATCGCCCACTTGAACACTGCCCGGCCGTCCATCTTCAGAAACTGCTCGCGTCGGGAGATGCCCGCCACGGTCACCGGCTGCCGGGAACCGCTCATCGGGCAGTGAAGCAGGCCCGCACCGCGGCCGTCGGAGCCGAGCGCATACGCGAGCAGGCCCCGCTCCCGCCCCGTGGCATCCGCCCCAGCCGGCTCGAGCAGCACCGCGCCGGCGCCGTCGCCGAACAGCGGCCAGGTCTTGACGTCCTCCGGATCGACAATCCGCGAGTTGGTGTCGGCTCCGATCACCAGCGGCCGGCGGCTCGTGCCAGCGGCGAGAAAGTTGGCCGCCGTGACGAGCGCGTAGGCGAAGCCGGCACAGGCGGCAGTCACATCCATCGCCGGAGCGTCGAGGCCGAGCTTCTCCTGCACGATGCAGGCCGTGGACGGGATCGACATGTCGGGCGTGAACGTGCCGAGGATGAGCAGGTCGACGTCGGCCGCCGCCGCTCCGGCCTGCTCGATCGCCCCCCGGCCCGCCGCGGCCGCCAGGTCGCTCGTCGCCACGTCCGGGGCCGCATGCCGCCGTTCGTGGATCCCGGACCGGGCCACGATCCATTCCGGGTCGCAGCCGAGCCGGGCCAGATCGGCGTTGGTCACCACCTGCGGCGGAACGGCCGACCCGATGCCGACCAGGCGAAATCCCACGGCGCGGCCGAATCGAGACGGCCGCGGCATCGTGAGGATTTCGGACATCGGGGACGGCCGGGGAACGAGCCTGTTGACCCGAGCATGGTACGCGTCACGGGCCGGGGCGCGAAGTGAACAGGCATCATGCGGCGGCTACTTCGCCGCCTCCGGCGCGGCGGAGGCGTCGGGCTTCCCGGCGTCGGGCTTCTTCGTCACCACGCCCGCACGGCCGATATGCATCTTCGCGTACTCGGCATCGGAGACGATGTAATACCAGTCTGCGAACCGGCCGTTCAGTTCCTTGACCCGTTTCTGGGCGGCCTTTACCTTGCCGTCGTAATCCTCCTCGCGGCGCCGATTCTCCCGCTCCACGCGGCGCCGCTCCTCGAGCGCCGCCTGGGCCTTGGCCTCGGCCTCGTCGGCCGCCTTCAGTTTGTCGGCGCCGTCCCCTTCCTTCTTCGCGCCGTCCTCCGCGGCCGACTTCTCGTCGGGCTTCGGCTCAGCAGCCACCGCGGGCACCTCCGGCAGCGGATCGAGCTTCGGCTTCTCGATCAGCCCCTCGTTGAACCGGGCGCTGACGAACAGGAAGCGGCCGGTCTTTTCCGCCGGCGCGGTGCCCGCGTCTCCGTCCTGCTTGTCCTTCGCATCGTCGCCGTCCACGCTCGTGCCGTTGCCGAAGCGGAGGACGTATTCCACGCCGTCGTCGAGGCCGACGATCGTCTCGCCGCCGCTGGAGAGGATGTCTGCATTCCCCTGGATGGCGTAGAAGCCGCGCTGGGCGAGCGACCGCACCGCGGCCCTGTCGCCGATGAAGGACTCGGCGGCCTTGAGGTCGCCGCTCAGGCCGGCCGGCTTCCTGCGCACGTCGATGATCTTCAGGTCACCGAGCGCGTTCCGTAGGTCGGTGAGCTTGTTCGATGCCAGCTCCTCATCCGCGGCCAGCGCGTCGTCGACCGGTTTTCCCTGCTTGTCAAAGCCCTGCATCTTCAGGACCGACCACTTCGACTCCTTGGTGTCGAAGGCCAGGTCGATCAGGCTTTTGCGATCCGGTTCGAGCACCGGCTGGCCACTCTGCTCGTCGAACGCGAGGTTGTAGTTCGAGTCGTCGAGCGTCAGGCGTCGGATCGCCCACGGCGTGAGCTTGAGCAGGTCTTTCTCGATCCAGTCCCCGAAGCTGGTGGAGAACTTGCCGAGGTCCAACTCCATCCGGTACACGGGATCCTGCCCCGAGCGGCGCACGTAGCGGAGCGCCTTACCGCCTCCGGCAGGCCGCCCCGGCTGGGCGATCTCTTTGCCCACGATCAGCCGGGCGAGCTTGTTGCCCGAGGCATCACGAATTTCGACCAGCCGGCCGACGCCGGTGCTGCCGACCCGCACCTTCTCGGGATCGGGCTCGAGCACGCCATACAGTTCGTGGTCACCCGGACTGTTGCTGACCACGTCGAGCACCGGACGGTCGATGAGCTCGGTGGCGGCGGCAGCGAGTTGGTCCTT
This genomic stretch from Planctomycetia bacterium harbors:
- a CDS encoding peptidase → MSDGETATTRRLPARSEVPVGDTWDLASLFAGDTEWESALAAWEKLIPGFAPFAGTLGSSAERLAECLAYDLAVDRAGDRIGTYAHLRASEDQAAPEAQRMAGRFQHVATRAGEAASFIRPEIMTIPPAALAAWVELPVLAPYRLLIERLVRTRAHTLSEPEERLLAMQGTFAGTAGKVFRQLTDADLKFGSIATGKGETVELSNATFTTLLHDTVPAVRRDAFHQFYAQYEAHANTLAATLSGSVERDVYSARVRNYPTAAEAALFQDNVPLAVYDQLTAAVRAHLPTVHRYYDLRRRILGLDEIHHYDCYVPLVPELEQRYTWDEAVAVVVESLAPLGGDYCRRLEQGLRGRWCDRYPNAGKQSGAFSSGTYDSDPYILMNFQPEVIEHVFTLAHEAGHSMHTRYSAEAQPYQYSGYTIFVAEVASTFNEQLLARLLLRRAESPQARAAILSREIDSIRATIVRQTMFAEFERRSHASAEAGEPLTLERLRGLYRELLDAYFGPRFIVDPQLELECLRIPHFYNAFYVYKYATGLAAAITLATKVADGEPGALDAYLGFLRGGSSKWPLDLLRDAGVDLERPEPVAIALTRFGALVDELGTLL
- the fabH gene encoding 3-oxoacyl-[acyl-carrier-protein] synthase 3, with the translated sequence MPRPSRFGRAVGFRLVGIGSAVPPQVVTNADLARLGCDPEWIVARSGIHERRHAAPDVATSDLAAAAGRGAIEQAGAAAADVDLLILGTFTPDMSIPSTACIVQEKLGLDAPAMDVTAACAGFAYALVTAANFLAAGTSRRPLVIGADTNSRIVDPEDVKTWPLFGDGAGAVLLEPAGADATGRERGLLAYALGSDGRGAGLLHCPMSGSRQPVTVAGISRREQFLKMDGRAVFKWAIRLAEENIRAVVDRAGVSLEHVDMFFLHQANARIVDGVREAIGLAPEKVFMNLDRYGNTSSGSIPLAMDEAWRSGLIGPGSTVVVCGFGGGLAWGTALWRL